A genomic region of Trichothermofontia sichuanensis B231 contains the following coding sequences:
- a CDS encoding isoprenyl transferase produces the protein MTVQPLPLRDLPADLDRDRLPQHVAVVMDGNGRWAKNRGLPRTMGHRQGVSALKEILRCCDDWGIGALTAYAFSTENWRRPHSEVDFLMTLFEHVLWQELQEMMRENVRIWFAGDVASLPQSLQRAIAQSVEATQHNQGIHFTVAINYGGRQEIVQACRTIANQVKEGILDPNEIDEALFSRYLYTTNVRDPDLLIRTSGEMRISNFLLWQTAYAEIYITDTLWPDFDRAAFHQALLAYQKRDRRFGGIKS, from the coding sequence ATGACCGTTCAGCCCCTGCCTCTACGGGATCTGCCTGCCGATTTGGATCGCGATCGCTTACCGCAGCACGTTGCCGTTGTGATGGATGGGAATGGCCGTTGGGCCAAAAACCGGGGTCTACCACGCACGATGGGCCACCGGCAGGGGGTGAGCGCCCTGAAGGAAATCCTGCGCTGTTGTGATGACTGGGGGATTGGGGCGTTGACGGCCTATGCGTTTTCTACAGAAAACTGGCGACGGCCCCACAGTGAGGTAGACTTCCTCATGACCCTGTTCGAGCACGTCCTTTGGCAGGAGTTGCAGGAAATGATGCGGGAGAATGTGCGCATCTGGTTTGCTGGCGATGTGGCCTCTTTGCCCCAATCGTTGCAGCGCGCGATCGCCCAATCTGTCGAAGCAACCCAACATAATCAGGGTATCCATTTCACTGTTGCCATTAACTATGGTGGCCGCCAGGAAATTGTCCAAGCCTGTCGCACGATCGCCAACCAGGTGAAAGAGGGTATCCTTGACCCCAATGAAATTGACGAAGCCCTATTCTCGCGATATCTCTATACCACTAATGTGCGTGATCCGGATTTATTAATTCGGACCAGTGGTGAAATGCGCATTAGTAACTTCCTCCTCTGGCAAACTGCCTATGCTGAAATTTATATTACTGATACCCTCTGGCCCGATTTTGATCGAGCTGCTTTTCATCAAGCATTATTGGCTTATCAAAAGCGCGATCGGCGCTTTGGCGGGATTAAATCTTAG
- a CDS encoding ABC transporter permease produces the protein MSRSTALRAYILTRLLLAPLMLWTITTLVFLLLRATPGDPIDALLGPRAPASAKDALRQQLGLDAPLWSQYLSYLQALLRLDLGSSLASQGQTVWQIIGAHFPATVELTLGGMLVASTVGIGVGILAASRPNSHWDAGGRLFGIFTYAVPVYWFGMILQLLFAVHLRWFPIGTRFPLNVSPPQGPTGLYLVDSLLAGNLQQFGLTLYYLALPSLTLGILISGIFERIVRVNLQQTLKADYVEAARARGIPERRIVLNHALRNALIPVVTVLGLTFASLLGGAVLTEVTFSWPGLANRLYEAIAQRDYPVVQGLMVFFAAIVTIVSLAIDILNAYIDPRIRY, from the coding sequence ATGTCGCGATCGACTGCTCTGCGCGCCTACATCCTGACCCGGTTACTACTGGCCCCCTTAATGCTCTGGACGATTACGACCCTGGTCTTTCTCCTCCTGCGGGCCACACCGGGTGATCCGATTGACGCCCTGTTGGGTCCCCGTGCCCCAGCCAGCGCCAAAGATGCCTTACGGCAGCAACTCGGCCTCGATGCCCCCCTCTGGTCCCAGTATCTGAGCTACCTACAGGCTCTGCTGCGCTTGGATCTCGGGAGTTCCCTGGCCAGTCAGGGGCAAACCGTTTGGCAAATCATTGGCGCTCACTTTCCGGCAACAGTCGAGTTAACCCTGGGAGGAATGTTAGTAGCCAGTACTGTGGGGATTGGGGTTGGCATCCTGGCGGCATCACGGCCCAATTCACACTGGGATGCGGGGGGACGGCTGTTTGGGATTTTCACTTATGCAGTGCCAGTCTACTGGTTTGGCATGATTTTGCAATTACTCTTTGCGGTGCACCTACGATGGTTCCCGATCGGGACCCGTTTCCCTTTGAATGTATCGCCCCCCCAAGGACCTACGGGATTGTATTTAGTTGATAGCCTATTGGCGGGTAATCTGCAACAGTTTGGCCTCACCCTTTACTACCTTGCCCTGCCTAGCTTAACCTTGGGCATTTTGATCAGTGGCATCTTTGAACGCATTGTGCGCGTTAACCTACAACAAACGCTTAAGGCCGATTATGTTGAAGCAGCCCGGGCCAGAGGCATCCCCGAACGGCGGATTGTCCTGAACCATGCCTTACGCAATGCCCTCATTCCTGTGGTTACGGTTTTGGGATTAACCTTCGCCTCGTTGCTGGGGGGGGCTGTCCTTACGGAGGTTACCTTTTCCTGGCCAGGATTGGCAAACCGGCTCTATGAAGCTATTGCCCAACGAGATTATCCCGTTGTACAGGGATTGATGGTGTTCTTCGCCGCGATCGTGACGATCGTCAGTCTTGCCATTGATATCCTCAACGCCTACATCGATCCCCGCATTCGTTATTGA
- a CDS encoding NupC/NupG family nucleoside CNT transporter, which translates to MSGLNFLSFIGIFALCGIAWLGSERRRQVPWKLIAWGIVLQFILGLLVFSVPVTRTILLGLSDGFNTILDATEAGARFVFGSVLVPDPANPPGPILAGRWIARAVMPPYIPVAGDRLSPDMISIGYVFAFRALPTLIFFSALMALLYSLNLIQPIVNAFARLFCWLMNLSGAEALCGAANIFVGIESMLVVRPFLQRMTRSELCAILAACFGSIASTVLALYAGLLRPVFPSITGHLVSASIMSIPACFIMAKILVPETEKPETLGKVPTLSTPYAQTDSPPNKAPASPSTPTETLDPVSSLIVGAMEGVKLAVAIAALLIAILGLVALLDLFFANLAALSNSQNGLLQQIGRVFQRVTLHNIQGFLFVPLTFLTGVSLNPAELWQASVLIGQRLLSTEIPAYQQLALLSSQGLINQRTLLIVSYVLCGFAHIPSYGIFVGGLVTLVPDRRQEITHIGWKALWAATLATLMVGCVAGVFDMGNPTVLGR; encoded by the coding sequence ATGTCCGGGTTAAACTTCCTGTCTTTTATTGGTATTTTTGCCCTGTGTGGTATCGCTTGGCTAGGATCAGAGCGACGCCGACAGGTTCCCTGGAAGCTCATTGCTTGGGGCATTGTGCTGCAATTTATCCTAGGTCTTCTGGTCTTTTCGGTCCCCGTTACCCGGACGATCCTGTTGGGGTTAAGTGATGGGTTCAATACCATCCTGGATGCGACTGAGGCCGGGGCACGGTTTGTCTTTGGCTCTGTGCTGGTCCCTGATCCGGCCAATCCCCCTGGACCGATCCTGGCCGGACGCTGGATTGCCCGTGCGGTGATGCCGCCCTACATTCCTGTGGCGGGCGATCGCCTCAGCCCTGACATGATCAGCATTGGCTATGTCTTTGCGTTTCGGGCACTGCCGACGCTGATCTTTTTTTCTGCCTTGATGGCGTTGCTCTATAGCCTGAATCTAATCCAGCCGATCGTCAATGCTTTTGCCCGTCTCTTCTGCTGGCTGATGAACCTGAGTGGGGCAGAGGCCCTCTGCGGCGCGGCCAATATCTTTGTGGGCATTGAGTCCATGCTGGTGGTTCGCCCCTTCCTCCAACGCATGACCCGTAGTGAACTGTGCGCTATCCTGGCTGCTTGCTTTGGCAGCATTGCGTCCACCGTCCTTGCCCTCTATGCAGGGTTGTTACGTCCAGTCTTTCCCAGCATCACAGGGCATTTGGTCTCCGCGTCGATCATGTCTATTCCGGCCTGCTTCATCATGGCCAAGATTCTGGTGCCCGAAACGGAAAAGCCTGAAACCCTGGGAAAGGTCCCCACCCTCAGCACCCCCTATGCCCAGACAGACTCACCTCCTAATAAGGCTCCTGCGTCTCCATCTACCCCAACTGAGACCCTCGATCCAGTCAGTAGTTTGATTGTGGGAGCGATGGAGGGGGTAAAGCTGGCGGTGGCGATCGCGGCTCTCTTGATTGCGATTTTAGGATTAGTGGCCCTGCTGGACCTGTTTTTTGCTAACTTGGCAGCCCTAAGTAACAGTCAAAATGGCTTGCTCCAGCAGATTGGTCGGGTCTTTCAGCGCGTAACCCTACACAACATCCAGGGCTTTTTATTCGTGCCCTTAACCTTTCTCACGGGGGTATCCCTGAATCCGGCGGAACTATGGCAAGCTTCGGTTTTGATTGGGCAACGGTTGCTCTCGACGGAAATTCCTGCCTATCAACAGTTGGCCCTGCTATCCAGTCAGGGCTTAATTAACCAGCGCACCTTATTGATTGTGAGCTATGTTCTCTGTGGCTTTGCCCATATTCCCTCCTACGGGATTTTTGTTGGCGGATTAGTGACCCTGGTGCCCGATCGGCGGCAGGAGATTACCCACATTGGCTGGAAGGCACTCTGGGCAGCGACATTAGCAACGTTGATGGTTGGGTGTGTGGCAGGTGTCTTTGATATGGGGAATCCGACAGTTCTGGGGCGCTAG
- a CDS encoding Rpn family recombination-promoting nuclease/putative transposase, whose translation MRRDAIFYQLFKRCPDLFFTLLDSPPTPTQGYRFESVEVKEPTFRIDGVFLPPPNAKRRIVGFCEVQFQKDDLFYPRFFSEIHLFLYRNPNEFDAWYAVIIFPSRSLEPSHTALHQALLDSPNVKRIYLDELTPEQAAASVGIRLMQLTILPESQMASKAREIIASVQQTPPDILSASEIIDIVTTIVVYKFRTLSREEVEAMLGLTGTTLEETRVYREAKEEGIQQGLQQGLQQGLQQGQEQILAVTVPLLLQAGFTVEQIAQQTGIDLERVRRVAGL comes from the coding sequence ATGCGCCGCGACGCCATCTTCTACCAACTCTTCAAACGCTGCCCCGACCTGTTCTTCACCCTCCTCGACTCACCCCCGACCCCAACCCAGGGCTACCGCTTCGAGTCCGTCGAGGTCAAAGAACCCACCTTTCGCATTGACGGCGTTTTCCTGCCACCCCCCAACGCCAAACGCCGTATCGTTGGCTTCTGTGAAGTCCAATTCCAAAAAGATGACCTTTTCTACCCTCGCTTCTTTAGCGAAATCCACCTGTTTCTCTATCGCAACCCTAATGAATTCGATGCGTGGTACGCCGTCATCATCTTCCCCAGCCGCAGCCTAGAGCCGAGCCACACCGCCCTCCACCAAGCTCTCCTCGACAGTCCCAACGTCAAACGCATCTACCTAGATGAACTGACCCCAGAGCAAGCTGCTGCCTCCGTCGGCATTCGCCTGATGCAACTGACGATTTTGCCGGAGTCGCAGATGGCGAGTAAGGCGAGGGAGATCATTGCCAGTGTGCAGCAGACCCCGCCTGACATCCTGAGCGCAAGCGAGATAATAGATATAGTCACCACCATAGTGGTGTACAAGTTCAGGACACTCAGCCGCGAGGAGGTCGAAGCGATGCTCGGACTGACGGGAACCACCCTGGAGGAAACGCGCGTTTACCGTGAGGCGAAGGAAGAAGGTATACAACAAGGACTTCAGCAAGGACTGCAACAAGGACTGCAACAAGGACAGGAACAGATATTGGCGGTAACCGTGCCGTTATTGCTTCAGGCCGGGTTCACCGTCGAGCAAATTGCCCAACAAACGGGGATCGATCTGGAGCGAGTGCGACGGGTGGCGGGACTCTAG
- the rpsN gene encoding 30S ribosomal protein S14, translating into MAKKSMIERERKRQRLVEKYAEKRAELKQQFMEATNQQEKMAIHRKLQQLPRNSSPTRVRNRCWLTGRPRGYYRDFGLSRHVIREMAHQGLLPGVVKSSW; encoded by the coding sequence ATGGCTAAGAAATCCATGATCGAGCGTGAGCGCAAGCGTCAACGCTTGGTCGAAAAGTACGCCGAAAAACGGGCGGAACTGAAACAACAATTTATGGAAGCCACCAACCAACAGGAGAAGATGGCGATCCACCGTAAACTGCAACAATTGCCCCGGAACAGTTCACCGACGCGGGTCCGCAATCGTTGCTGGCTGACAGGACGCCCCCGTGGCTACTATCGCGACTTTGGTCTATCGCGCCATGTGATTCGGGAAATGGCTCACCAAGGTTTACTGCCTGGGGTGGTGAAATCTAGCTGGTAG
- a CDS encoding GH116 family glycosyl hydrolase has product MSAFATPSIPNCAWSRPLGLGWDHPYTVRYASNLDDGPWHGMPLGGFGAGCIGRSPRGEFNLWHIDGGEHIFQTLPACQFSVFEQVGDQTQAYALGTAAPIDGSLASWQWYPPSDQTTATGTYYALYPRSWFVYEGIFQTALTCEQFSPIWPDNYQESSYPVAVFLWTLTNPTEQPITLSLMLTWHHTVGWFTNANPSPEVVIRDDGSPVYDYQSRWGESAGNYTKLLATGDGLGLVMARFEESPKHPDTQHNPQPLGAGLPRSDIAPPAAADRCPQEGEGQWAIATTLTANDEGFYHTRWNPIGDGADIWQTFAQDGSLLNHHDVTPATGDEQIAGAIAVRLTLQPGETRQIPFVVSWDFPVTEFAQGVNYYRRYTDFFGKTGNQSAAIAQTALQHYHQWQTQISNWQQSILTQSHLPDWLKMALFNELYDLTSGGTLWSAATERDPIGQFAVLECLDYRWYESLDVRLYGGFALVMLWPDLEKAVLRAFARAIPQADPRLRLIGYYLTIGAPSLKAVRKVANATPHDLGAPNEHPWEQTNYTCYQDCNLWKDLASDFVLQVYRAYQFTDRTDGEFLADCWPAIVAALTYLKQFDADNDGIPENSGAPDQTFDDWRLQGISAYCGGLWLAALEAAIAIGQILQTTDPSLNVGEPIAQFQTWLAQAKPLYHATLWNGQFYQLDSGSGSDVVMADQLCGQYFARLLGLPDIVPADCARSALQTVYDTCFVKFNQSLQRQDEPIGAANGVRPDGSPENPKATHPLEVWTGINFGLAAFLAQMGMKTEGLAIAQAVVHQIYTGGLQFRTPEAITANRTFRACHYLRPMAIWAVYRELV; this is encoded by the coding sequence ATGTCTGCGTTCGCTACCCCCTCAATTCCCAACTGTGCCTGGAGCCGTCCCCTGGGTCTGGGCTGGGACCATCCCTATACCGTCCGCTACGCTAGCAATTTGGATGATGGCCCCTGGCATGGGATGCCCCTAGGGGGGTTTGGGGCAGGGTGTATCGGGCGATCGCCAAGGGGGGAATTTAACCTCTGGCACATCGACGGTGGGGAACATATTTTTCAGACCCTACCGGCTTGCCAATTCAGTGTGTTTGAACAAGTGGGTGACCAGACCCAAGCCTATGCCCTGGGTACGGCTGCGCCGATCGATGGGAGCCTTGCTAGCTGGCAATGGTATCCCCCTTCAGACCAGACAACCGCCACCGGGACCTACTATGCGCTGTATCCGCGCAGCTGGTTTGTTTACGAAGGGATCTTTCAGACAGCGCTGACCTGTGAGCAATTTTCACCCATCTGGCCTGATAACTACCAGGAAAGTAGCTACCCCGTTGCTGTGTTCCTGTGGACACTGACCAATCCGACGGAGCAGCCTATTACCCTGAGTTTGATGCTGACTTGGCACCATACGGTGGGCTGGTTCACCAATGCCAATCCTTCCCCAGAGGTGGTCATTCGGGATGATGGCAGTCCGGTTTATGACTATCAATCCCGTTGGGGGGAAAGTGCGGGAAATTATACCAAGTTGTTGGCGACGGGGGATGGCCTAGGTCTGGTGATGGCCCGATTTGAGGAATCCCCAAAACATCCAGACACCCAACACAACCCCCAACCCCTAGGGGCGGGTTTACCGCGATCGGACATCGCCCCACCCGCCGCTGCGGATCGCTGTCCTCAAGAGGGGGAGGGCCAATGGGCGATCGCAACGACTCTTACCGCTAATGATGAAGGCTTCTATCACACCCGCTGGAATCCAATCGGCGATGGCGCAGACATTTGGCAAACATTTGCCCAGGATGGCTCACTCTTAAATCATCATGATGTCACTCCTGCGACTGGGGATGAACAAATCGCTGGTGCGATCGCAGTGCGCCTGACTTTACAACCAGGAGAGACCCGCCAGATCCCGTTTGTGGTGAGTTGGGATTTTCCCGTAACAGAATTTGCCCAGGGGGTGAATTACTATCGCCGTTACACAGACTTTTTTGGGAAAACGGGCAACCAATCTGCTGCGATCGCCCAAACCGCCCTGCAACATTACCACCAATGGCAAACCCAGATCAGTAACTGGCAGCAGTCTATTCTGACTCAATCCCACCTGCCCGACTGGTTAAAAATGGCCCTGTTTAATGAGCTCTATGACCTGACGAGTGGGGGGACGCTTTGGAGTGCGGCGACGGAACGGGACCCGATCGGCCAGTTTGCGGTGCTGGAATGTCTGGACTACCGTTGGTATGAAAGTTTGGATGTGCGGCTCTACGGTGGGTTTGCCCTGGTAATGCTGTGGCCAGATCTGGAGAAAGCGGTGCTGCGCGCCTTTGCCCGTGCCATCCCCCAGGCTGATCCGCGGCTACGCCTGATTGGCTACTACCTCACGATCGGTGCCCCCAGTCTCAAAGCCGTTCGCAAAGTCGCCAACGCCACCCCCCACGACCTGGGTGCCCCCAACGAACATCCCTGGGAGCAAACTAACTACACCTGCTATCAAGATTGCAACCTATGGAAAGACCTCGCCAGTGATTTTGTCTTGCAGGTCTACCGCGCCTACCAGTTTACCGACCGTACCGATGGGGAATTTTTAGCAGACTGTTGGCCCGCGATCGTGGCGGCGTTGACTTATCTTAAACAGTTTGATGCAGATAACGATGGCATTCCCGAAAATTCGGGTGCTCCCGATCAAACCTTTGATGATTGGCGTTTACAGGGCATCAGTGCCTACTGTGGGGGCTTGTGGTTAGCCGCATTAGAGGCCGCGATCGCGATCGGGCAAATCCTCCAAACCACCGACCCCAGCCTCAATGTCGGCGAACCGATCGCCCAGTTTCAAACCTGGCTGGCCCAGGCAAAACCGCTCTACCACGCCACCCTCTGGAACGGTCAATTTTATCAACTCGATAGTGGCAGTGGCTCCGATGTGGTCATGGCCGATCAACTCTGCGGGCAATATTTTGCGCGACTCCTGGGCCTGCCAGATATTGTGCCAGCCGACTGTGCGCGATCGGCCCTGCAAACGGTTTATGACACCTGCTTTGTCAAATTCAATCAATCCCTCCAACGTCAGGACGAACCCATCGGCGCAGCGAATGGCGTGCGCCCCGATGGCTCCCCTGAAAATCCCAAGGCAACCCATCCCCTCGAAGTCTGGACCGGGATTAACTTTGGTCTGGCGGCCTTTTTGGCCCAGATGGGGATGAAAACCGAGGGCCTTGCGATCGCCCAGGCAGTCGTTCACCAAATCTACACCGGTGGTCTTCAGTTTCGGACACCAGAGGCAATTACAGCCAATCGGACCTTCCGCGCCTGCCATTACCTGCGACCAATGGCGATTTGGGCGGTCTATCGCGAGTTAGTTTAA
- a CDS encoding MGMT family protein translates to MASANLAEDEEPAAIAASLTLDIWQLLAQVKRGAVYRQIAVLAWGGYGKTTLLRHVAYPLGKNQQPRDVPRLMLTLID, encoded by the coding sequence GTGGCCAGTGCAAATTTAGCGGAGGATGAGGAACCCGCAGCGATCGCGGCATCACTCACACTCGATATTTGGCAGTTGTTGGCGCAGGTGAAGCGGGGAGCCGTTTATCGTCAGATTGCGGTGTTGGCTTGGGGTGGCTATGGTAAAACGACGTTGTTGCGCCATGTGGCCTATCCATTGGGGAAGAATCAGCAGCCGCGCGATGTCCCCCGCCTCATGTTAACCCTAATTGACTGA
- the cas1d gene encoding type I-D CRISPR-associated endonuclease Cas1d produces the protein MTVLYVLQPNAMVGKAYEAFTVTLQREDGSWEKRSVPAQTVQQMVLMGNPQVSGDALMYALELGMSVHFLSSFGRYLGAALPHDSRNGLLRLAQYGRYLDAEGRLALVKAIAAGKIQNQYAVLYRHGQRGNGLKEWKKRVGRQESLDQVRGMEGMAAREYFGCWQEMLANEWGFAGRNRRPPTDPVNALLSFGYGLLRVQVTAAVNVAGLDPYVGFLHEVHRGQPAMVLDLMEEFRPLIVDNVVLAVINNREIQRSDFTESLGAFLLSESGRKVFLQAFERKLNDEFKHPVFEYRCTYRRAIELQARLMARHLQEGVPYKPLVLR, from the coding sequence ATGACAGTGCTTTATGTATTGCAGCCGAATGCGATGGTGGGTAAGGCGTATGAGGCGTTTACGGTGACGTTGCAACGGGAGGATGGGTCGTGGGAGAAGCGATCGGTTCCAGCGCAGACGGTGCAGCAGATGGTGTTGATGGGGAATCCGCAGGTCTCAGGGGATGCGTTGATGTATGCGCTGGAGTTGGGGATGTCAGTGCATTTTTTATCGAGTTTTGGGCGGTATTTGGGGGCGGCATTGCCACATGATTCGCGCAATGGGTTGTTGCGGTTGGCGCAGTATGGGCGGTATCTCGATGCCGAGGGACGGTTGGCATTGGTGAAGGCGATAGCGGCAGGGAAGATTCAGAATCAGTATGCCGTGTTATATAGACATGGACAGCGGGGAAATGGGTTGAAGGAGTGGAAGAAGCGGGTGGGGCGGCAGGAGTCGTTGGACCAAGTGCGGGGAATGGAGGGGATGGCAGCGCGGGAGTATTTTGGGTGCTGGCAGGAAATGCTGGCCAACGAGTGGGGGTTTGCGGGGCGGAATCGGCGGCCTCCAACAGATCCAGTGAATGCGCTATTGAGTTTTGGCTATGGGCTATTGCGGGTGCAGGTGACGGCAGCAGTGAATGTGGCAGGGCTTGATCCGTATGTGGGTTTTTTACATGAGGTGCACCGGGGGCAACCAGCGATGGTGCTGGACTTGATGGAGGAGTTTCGTCCGTTGATAGTGGATAACGTGGTGCTAGCGGTAATTAATAATCGGGAGATTCAACGATCGGATTTTACGGAGAGTTTGGGGGCGTTTTTGTTGTCGGAGTCGGGACGGAAGGTCTTTTTGCAGGCGTTTGAGCGCAAGTTGAATGACGAGTTTAAGCATCCCGTGTTTGAGTATCGCTGTACCTATCGACGGGCAATCGAGTTACAGGCACGGTTAATGGCGCGACATTTGCAAGAGGGAGTGCCGTATAAGCCGTTGGTGTTGCGGTAG
- the cas4 gene encoding CRISPR-associated protein Cas4 codes for MDEFLPLAYLNAWEYCPRRFYLEYVLGEWAENEHTVLGTHLHRNIDEMGVVLEGEVVLHRQQWVWSERLGVKGIIDGVEEREGLLVPLEYKKGRMARHLNDHFQLCAAGMCLEERTGRVIEFGEIFYHGNRRRQVVWFTPELRAATEGAIAAAGVAMGLPMPGPIANKRKCQACSLVGICLPFEVEMLATLSSEPAL; via the coding sequence ATGGATGAATTTTTGCCGTTGGCGTATTTGAATGCTTGGGAGTATTGTCCGCGGCGGTTTTATCTGGAGTATGTGTTGGGGGAGTGGGCGGAGAATGAGCATACGGTGTTGGGGACGCATTTGCATCGCAATATTGATGAGATGGGGGTGGTGCTAGAGGGGGAGGTGGTGTTGCATCGACAGCAGTGGGTGTGGAGTGAGCGGTTGGGGGTGAAGGGGATTATTGATGGGGTGGAGGAGCGGGAGGGGTTGTTGGTGCCACTGGAGTATAAGAAGGGGCGGATGGCACGGCATTTGAATGATCATTTTCAGTTGTGTGCGGCGGGGATGTGTTTGGAGGAGCGCACAGGACGGGTGATTGAGTTTGGCGAGATTTTTTATCACGGGAATCGGCGGCGACAGGTGGTGTGGTTTACGCCGGAGTTGCGGGCGGCGACGGAGGGGGCGATCGCTGCAGCGGGGGTAGCAATGGGGTTACCGATGCCAGGTCCGATCGCGAATAAGCGGAAATGTCAAGCGTGTAGTTTGGTGGGGATTTGTTTGCCCTTTGAGGTGGAGATGTTAGCAACTCTCAGCTCTGAGCCTGCTCTCTGA
- the cas6 gene encoding CRISPR system precrRNA processing endoribonuclease RAMP protein Cas6, producing MERVEGKVASGLAGVNVVLRFTDASVPSVPLQQWLSGVEPEPVWVSLQDGGGVRVMPVLPRATGYGALLQQVQAQVGLETAVSWLGRLYTVAGVEVDRCPLRVIQVPVESEASLPPTVGRALHGQCFRWLAAADPDLAVGLHGQESMPLTVTLIRAKSGEQWLRVGLLRSDLLAPLLWGMSGDLGGMITLAGVNCRLGRFVQLVEARRFEELMAVPVQRELQLRLFTPTSFKLDGYVQPFLLPELVFENLRRRWNGVAPAELAIGPVVWEGLTAAFELKTRALRMEGGSEIGASGWVRYCFPDEEQARLATILAHFAFFAGVGRKTAMGMGQARLM from the coding sequence ATGGAAAGGGTTGAAGGTAAGGTTGCCTCAGGGTTGGCAGGAGTCAATGTGGTGTTGCGATTTACGGATGCGTCGGTGCCGTCAGTGCCGTTGCAGCAGTGGTTGTCGGGGGTGGAGCCGGAACCGGTGTGGGTGTCGTTACAGGATGGCGGCGGGGTGCGGGTGATGCCGGTGTTGCCCAGGGCGACGGGGTATGGGGCGCTGTTGCAGCAGGTACAGGCGCAAGTGGGTCTGGAGACGGCAGTGAGTTGGTTAGGGCGGTTGTATACGGTGGCGGGGGTGGAGGTGGATCGGTGCCCGTTGCGGGTGATCCAGGTGCCCGTTGAGAGTGAGGCGTCGTTGCCGCCGACGGTGGGGCGGGCGTTGCATGGGCAGTGTTTTCGGTGGCTGGCGGCGGCTGATCCGGATTTGGCGGTGGGGTTGCATGGGCAGGAGTCGATGCCGTTGACGGTGACGTTGATTCGGGCGAAGTCGGGGGAGCAGTGGTTGCGGGTGGGGTTGTTGCGATCGGATCTGTTAGCGCCGTTGTTGTGGGGCATGAGTGGGGATTTGGGGGGGATGATAACGCTGGCGGGGGTTAACTGCCGGTTGGGGCGGTTTGTGCAGCTGGTGGAGGCGCGTCGGTTTGAGGAGTTGATGGCGGTGCCGGTGCAGCGGGAGTTGCAGTTGCGGTTGTTTACGCCGACGAGTTTTAAGTTGGATGGGTATGTGCAGCCGTTTTTGTTGCCGGAGTTGGTGTTTGAGAATTTGCGGCGGCGCTGGAATGGGGTTGCGCCGGCGGAGTTGGCGATCGGGCCGGTGGTGTGGGAGGGGTTGACAGCCGCGTTTGAGTTGAAGACGCGGGCGTTGCGGATGGAGGGTGGGTCGGAGATTGGGGCGTCGGGGTGGGTGCGCTATTGCTTTCCGGATGAAGAGCAGGCACGCTTGGCGACAATTTTGGCGCATTTTGCGTTTTTTGCGGGGGTTGGCCGCAAGACGGCGATGGGGATGGGACAGGCGCGGTTGATGTAG